The Patescibacteria group bacterium genomic interval CCAAGGATGAAATAAAAAAATCTTTGTTTAGACTCAATACCTTGACTCAAGATCAGCGTGAAATAATTTTTAATATTGTCGCCGGAGAATTGGACGATAATGGCGTTACCGAATTTGAATGGAAAAAACGTCTCAGTCCGATTTTTTATCAACTGGTCAAAGAGGGGAAAATCAGCCAGATCGATTACGAAAAATTGAAAAATTTAGGCAACTAATAATCTTGTATTTGTGGTAAAAGATAAAAAAATATACCGAATAGTATTTTTGGGTCCGCAAGGGTCGGGTAAAAGCACTCAAGCGAAAATATTAGCTCAAAAATTAAATATTCCAATAATTTCTACGGGAGAAATGTATCGACATGAGGCAAAAAAGAAGACGATTTTTGCTGAGCAGGTCTCCGGTTATATTAATCAAGGTAAGCTCGTCCCCGGAGAGATTACCAATGCTTTGGTTAAAAAAAGACTGGCAAAAAAAGACTGCGCCAAAGGCTTTGTATTAGACGGTTATCCGCGAACAATTGATCAGGCAATAGATTTGGATGAAATGACTAAAATTACACACGTTGTTTTGATTGATTTAGCGGATCACGAAGCGTTGTATCGGATTAGCGGTCGCGAGGTTTGTCCTAAGTGCGAAGAGGTTTATCATTTTAAGTTTAAACCTCCAAAAGTTGATAACCAATGCGATCGCTGTAATATTAAATTGGTTACTCGTCGTGATGATGACGAAGACGCGGCTCTACGCAAAAGATTAAGTATTTATCGTGAGGAAATCGGACCGATTATTGAAAGATATCAGAATAAAAAAATTATTCATGAAATAAACGGTTTTAGAAATATTCCTCAGGTTGAGGCAGATGTA includes:
- a CDS encoding nucleoside monophosphate kinase, producing MVKDKKIYRIVFLGPQGSGKSTQAKILAQKLNIPIISTGEMYRHEAKKKTIFAEQVSGYINQGKLVPGEITNALVKKRLAKKDCAKGFVLDGYPRTIDQAIDLDEMTKITHVVLIDLADHEALYRISGREVCPKCEEVYHFKFKPPKVDNQCDRCNIKLVTRRDDDEDAALRKRLSIYREEIGPIIERYQNKKIIHEINGFRNIPQVEADVTKIFS